A DNA window from Candidatus Protochlamydia phocaeensis contains the following coding sequences:
- a CDS encoding superoxide dismutase, with protein sequence MTQQGSSQQYQLPPLPYDFGALEPVISAEIMTLHYTKHHQAYVNNLNKALEQYADAQQKQDLAAMIALQSAIKFNGGGHVNHSIFWTNLSPKNKDGGAPPEGALADAINREFGSLQTLIDHLSTKAVAIQGSGWGWLGYDKNKNTLTLATCDNQDPLSTKGLVPLLGIDVWEHSYYLQYKNARADYVKAIWQVVNWKNVAERYQKAASK encoded by the coding sequence CCTCTTCCTTACGATTTTGGCGCTTTAGAACCTGTCATCAGCGCAGAAATTATGACATTGCATTATACGAAGCACCACCAAGCCTATGTCAACAATCTCAATAAAGCCTTAGAACAGTATGCCGACGCTCAACAAAAGCAAGATTTAGCTGCTATGATTGCTCTGCAATCAGCAATTAAATTCAATGGAGGAGGCCATGTTAATCACTCCATTTTCTGGACGAACCTCTCTCCTAAAAATAAGGATGGCGGCGCCCCTCCAGAAGGAGCGTTAGCAGATGCGATTAATCGCGAATTCGGCTCTTTACAAACGCTCATCGACCACCTCAGCACCAAAGCAGTTGCTATCCAAGGATCCGGCTGGGGATGGTTAGGATATGACAAAAATAAAAACACCCTAACTTTGGCAACTTGCGATAACCAAGATCCTCTTTCCACCAAAGGATTAGTCCCCTTATTAGGCATTGACGTATGGGAACATTCCTATTATCTTCAATATAAAAATGCCCGAGCTGATTATGTCAAAGCCATCTGGCAAGTTGTAAACTGGAAAAATGTCGCCGAGCGCTATCAAAAAGCTGCATCTAAATAG